The proteins below are encoded in one region of Antennarius striatus isolate MH-2024 chromosome 7, ASM4005453v1, whole genome shotgun sequence:
- the ghrhrl gene encoding LOW QUALITY PROTEIN: growth hormone releasing hormone receptor, like (The sequence of the model RefSeq protein was modified relative to this genomic sequence to represent the inferred CDS: substituted 1 base at 1 genomic stop codon): MSRLHLRGIFLTLCLAPAALSSLHPECELIFQLEEEERGCLQYISEHGNRSMEGCLPFWDEVTCWPHGVVGETIQRACPAIFSIFKNNTGSVSRNCTTRGWSRLSLPYHVACGVDDDIPEIEQSYFATVKVIYTIGYSLSLVVLAVAVVILLLFRRLHCARNFIHVQLFTSFILKAVAVFIKDATLFSSDDTNHCTLSTVRRHXDHEVPTPCLTSCSFQFACKASVVFCHYCVMANFFWLLVEALYLNSLLLSSFYHSRRCLWGFSLLGWGVPVLFIILWIASRVYFEDTECWDINEDSPYWWIIKGPIVVSIAVNFMLFMNIIRILIQKLNPRLIQFNNSSQYRRLTKSTLLLIPLFGTHYMLFNFLPDYFSVNLRLCIELCMGSFQGLIVAVLYCFLNHEVQKEVGLHWFRWQERSYGVGTPAAKGSQMDTPL, from the exons ATGTCGCGTCTTCACCTCAGGGGGATTTTCCTCACTTTGTGTTTGGCTCCAGCT GCTTTGTCAAGCCTGCACCCTGAATGTGAGTTGATATttcagctggaggaagaggagcgtggCTGCCTTCAGTACATTTCAGAGCATGGGAACAGAAGCATGGAAG GTTGTCTGCCCTTCTGGGATGAGGTCACCTGCTGGCCTCACGGAGTCGTTGGAGAGACGATCCAGAGAGCTTGTCCTGCAATCTTCTCCAtcttcaaaaacaacacag GTTCAGTGAGCCGTAATTGCACCACCAGAGGATGGTCCAGACTGTCACTACCGTACCACGTTGCCTGTGGTGTAGATGATGATATTCCTGAG ATAGAGCAATCATACTTTGCCACAGTGAAGGTGATATACACCATCGGCTACAGCCTCTCTCTGGTGGTGCTGGCTGTTGCTGTGGTGATTCTGTTGCTCTTCAG GAGGCTGCATTGTGCCAGGAATTTTATTCATGTCCAGCTTTTCACCTCCTTTATCCTGAAAGCTGTTGCGGTATTCATAAAGGATGCTACTCTGTTCTCAAGTGACGACACCAACCACTGCACCCTCTCTACAGTAAGACGCCACTGAGATCACGAGGTTCCTA CTCcttgtctcacttcctgttcttttcagtttgcttgTAAGGCGTCTGTGGTCTTCTGCCACTACTGTGTAATGGCAAACTTTTTCTGGCTTCTGGTGGAGGCACTCTACCTCAATTCCCTACTTCTTTCATCCTTCTATCACAGTCGACGATGCCTCTGGGGCTTCAGCCTGCTGGGATGGG GTGTGCCTGTGCTCTTCATCATCCTATGGATTGCATCCAGGGTGTACTTTGAGGACACAGA GTGCTGGGACATCAATGAGGACTCTCCCTATTGGTGGATCATCAAAGGACCAATTGTTGTGTCTATAGCA GTCAATTTTATGCTCTTCATGAACATCATCAGAATCCTGATACAGAAGCTCAATCCTCGGCTGATCCAGTTTAATAACTCTTCTCAGTACCG GCGCCTGACTAAGTCCACCCTCCTCCTTATCCCTTTGTTTGGTACTCACTACATGCTCTTCAATTTTCTTCCTGACTACTTCAGTGTTAACCTGCGTCTCTGTATCGAGCTCTGCATGGGATCCTTCCAG GGGCTCATCGTTGCTGTTCTATATTGCTTCCTCAACCATGAG gtcCAGAAAGAAGTGGGCCTTCATTGGTTCAGGTGGCAGGAGAGGAGTTACGGCGTGGGGACACCTGCTGCAAAGGGGAGCCAGATGGATACGCCACTCTAG